In Ananas comosus cultivar F153 linkage group 10, ASM154086v1, whole genome shotgun sequence, the following proteins share a genomic window:
- the LOC109716794 gene encoding VAN3-binding protein isoform X2 — MERCSYHNMTQHHLSKSPSQRLENIVEEDAEEVEEEKEDDIAGGGLITSCCVASLQPPETPTETMEFLARSWSLSAVEISKALTLLESRDQIVNPETKKLQGVVSSPAAEDTVSHESRPKIALQLPVATEKAVGVSPPISPRDNIEMKLLRAGARAKTMGGWLKEQKEKKRAEARTRNAQSYAATSVAGVAAAVAAVVAGAVFSSDGSDSNDRNAKMAAAIASAATLVASHCVEMAQVMGAGHDQIAMAVRSAVNAQTCGDIMALTAGAATALRGAATLRARLHRETQGIAALIGEEKGSEKYSSPLVFVSRGGELLKLTRKGVLHWKQVSVYINSSLQVVVKMKSTHMGGTFVKKKKSVVIDVCSEIPAWPGRELEGGCDQRAYFGIKTPERLIEFECRNRFDKQLWVEGVRQMLNRNASMNITSLM, encoded by the exons ATGGAGAGATGCTCATACCATAATATGACTCAACACCACCTCTCCAAGAGCCCATCCCAGAGGCTAGAGAACATAGTGGAAGAAGATgcagaagaagtagaagaagaaaaggaagatgaTATTGCAGGAGGAGGACTTATAACCAGCTGTTGTGTGGCGTCGCTGCAGCCGCCAGAGACTCCGACGGAGACGATGGAGTTTCTGGCGCGGTCGTGGAGTTTGTCGGCGGTGGAGATCTCGAAAGCGCTGACGCTGCTCGAGAGCAGAGATCAGATCGTTAATCCCGAAACCAAGAAGCTGCAGGGAGTAGTGAGCTCACCTGCAGCTGAGGATACAGTTTCACATGAATCT AGACCAAAAATAGCACTTCAGCTCCCAGTGGCCACTGAGAAAGCAGTTGGAGTAAGCCCACCGATCTCCCCTAGAGATAATATAGAGATGAAG CTTCTTCGTGCCGGAGCGCGGGCGAAGACAATGGGAGGATGGCTCAAGGagcagaaggagaagaagcgggCCGAGGCTCGAACACGCAACGCGCAATCGTATGCTGCCACATCGGTGGCGGGGGTCGCGGCAGCAGTGGCTGCAGTCGTTGCTGGTGCAGTGTTTTCGTCTGACGGATCTGACAGCAACGACAGAAACGCGAAGATGGCGGCGGCGATCGCATCCGCCGCCACGCTCGTGGCGTCGCACTGCGTGGAGATGGCGCAGGTAATGGGGGCCGGGCATGACCAGATCGCGATGGCGGTTCGATCGGCAGTTAATGCGCAGACCTGCGGGGACATCATGGCACTGACTGCTGGAGCTGCAACTG CGCTGCGTGGCGCAGCGACGCTGAGGGCAAGACTCCACAGGGAAACACAGGGGATTGCAGCTCTCATTGGAGAAGAGAAAGGATCAGAGAAATACTCATCACCCTTAGTTTTCGTCTCGAGAGGAGGCGAGCTTCTTAAACTCACAAGAAAAG GTGTACTTCACTGGAAACAAGTTTCGGTTTACATAAACTCCAGCTTGCAG GTGGTTGTTAAAATGAAAAGTACGCACATGGGCGGCACGTTcgttaaaaagaagaaga gTGTAGTAATCGATGTCTGCTCAGAAATCCCGGCATGGCCTGGCAGAGAGCTCGAAGGCGGATGCGATCAGCGAGCTTACTTCGGGATCAAAACGCCAGAAAGGTTGATCGAGTTCGAGTGCAGAAACAGATTCGACAAACAGTTGTGGGTCGAAGGCGTAAGACAGATGCTGAACCGCAATGCCAGTATGAATATAACTTCATTGATGTGA
- the LOC109716433 gene encoding uncharacterized protein LOC109716433 isoform X1 → MIAGRSFARFNQLCRTLCSPNPHSHPLRCSQGLFHQGNSAFVKMSGRKGGPDEMDQRKKKKAIMHVWRPITTKEVPNEVDNDERSDSECQLQSSNTGASITGEFELSTSSAIETDNELKAVEEREDISYTCRMGDVAKSKGTQQVVIKETHKELGSNEDLELATTAEKVSVSVQVDTPLIRFVKGKGGSVQKRIEVEAGVKIKFPSAKGDTTIVVEGDTVESVTKASEKIASVLEEAVKSPMLDYSHFISLPLAIHPDLVAKLHQFQGSILGYATTSLDNDDPDGDFNEDTSDEIDYEDKQAETPGVAINLEVQDEKEHVRVKIDTKDSKSASKASSASDLGIDRSIFIKPKTFHLTVLMLKLWNKDRVAAAAEVLQRVSSEVKDALENRPISIQLRGLPFWQCQKMSQVTGGASKLAPKACMRGSLAKAQVIYAPVLEVGGEGRLLRACQVIIGAFVESGLVLAKDAKQSLKLHATLMNVRHRKRSKRNRRNDSFEARHIFKVYGSKEWGEYLIREVHLSQRFKFDESGYYHCCSSISLPEDMQTE, encoded by the exons ATGATTGCTGGCAGGTCCTTCGCAAG GTTCAATCAACTCTGTAGGACTCTTTGTTCTCCGAATCCTCACTCTCATCCTCTTCGCTGTTCTCAG GGACTGTTCCATCAGGGGAATTCAGCTTTTGTGAAAATGAGCGGGAGAAAGGGCGGGCCAGATGAGATGGACCaacgaaagaagaaaaaagctaTAATGCATGTATGGAGGCCGATCACTACAAAAGAAGTTCCAAATGAAG TCGACAATGATGAAAGATCTGATTCTGAGTGTCAACTTCAAAGCTCGAACACTGGTGCATCAATTACTGGTGAATTTGAATTATCGACTAGTAGTGCTATAGAAACTGATAATGAATTGAAGGCTGTAGAAGAAAGGGAAGATATTTCCTATACATGCAGAATGGGCGATGTGGCTAAAAGTAAGGGCACCCAACAAGTAGTTATAAAAGAAACTCACAAAGAACTAGGCTCCAACGAGGATTTGGAATTAGCTACTACAGCTGAAAAGGTCTCAGTTTCTGTTCAG gtAGACACTCCTTTGATCCGGTTTGTAAAAGGAAAAGG GGGATCAGTGCAGAAACGAATCGAGGTAGAGGCGGGAGTCAAAATCAAATTCCCATCTGCTAAGGGGGACACAACTATCG TTGTTGAGGGGGATACTGTTGAAAGTGTGACTAAAGCATCAGAGAAAATTGCTAGTGTACTTGAAGAG GCAGTGAAGAGCCCAATGCTTGATTATTCTCACTTCATATCCCTTCCATTGGCTATCCACCCAGATCTTGTAGCAAAGCTCCACCAATTCCAGGGATCCATACTCGGTTATGCTACTACTAGCCTAGATAATGATGACCCCGATGGCGATTTTAATGAAGATACTTCAGATGAAATTGATTACGAGGACAAACAAGCAGAAACCCCAGGTGTTGCCATCAATCTTGAAGTCCAAGATGAAAAGGAGCATGTAAGAGTAAAGATTGATACTAAGGACTCCAAATCGGCTTCAAAAGCCTCTTCTGCATCAG ATTTAGGCATCGATAGATCCATATTTATCAAACCCAAAACCTTTCACTTAACTGTTCTTATGCTCAAGTTATGGAACAAGGACcgtgttgctgctgctgctgaggtTCTGCAG AGAGTATCTTCTGAAGTAAAAGATGCTCTGGAAAACCGTCCAATTTCTATACAGCTTAGAGGGCTG CCTTTCTGGCAATGTCAGAAGATGTCCCAAGTGACAGGTGGTGCATCAAAACTTGCCCCAAAG GCATGCATGAGAGGTTCACTGGCTAAGGCCCAAGTAATATATGCACCAGTTCTGGAAGTTGGTGGAGAAGGACGCTTGTTACGCGCTTGCC AAGTGATTATTGGTGCTTTTGTTGAATCAGGCCTTGTTCTTGCCAAGGATGCAAAGCAATCTTTGAAG TTGCATGCCACTTTGATGAATGTGAGGCACAGAAAAAG GAgtaaaagaaatagaagaaatgATTCCTTCGAGGCAAGGCACATCTTTAAGGTGTATGGCTCGAAGGAGTGGGGCGAGTATCTCATCCGTGAAGTGCATCTTTCTCAGAGGTTCAAGTTCGATGAAAGCGGATACTATCATTGCTGTTCATCGATTTCCTTGCCTGAAGACATGCAAACAGAATGA
- the LOC109716794 gene encoding VAN3-binding protein isoform X1 — protein MERCSYHNMTQHHLSKSPSQRLENIVEEDAEEVEEEKEDDIAGGGLITSCCVASLQPPETPTETMEFLARSWSLSAVEISKALTLLESRDQIVNPETKKLQGVVSSPAAEDTVSHESRPKIALQLPVATEKAVGVSPPISPRDNIEMKLLRAGARAKTMGGWLKEQKEKKRAEARTRNAQSYAATSVAGVAAAVAAVVAGAVFSSDGSDSNDRNAKMAAAIASAATLVASHCVEMAQVMGAGHDQIAMAVRSAVNAQTCGDIMALTAGAATALRGAATLRARLHRETQGIAALIGEEKGSEKYSSPLVFVSRGGELLKLTRKGVLHWKQVSVYINSSLQVVVKMKSTHMGGTFVKKKKSKTKLTNFHIRNSRFRSQFVQISVKDSFSFSGVVIDVCSEIPAWPGRELEGGCDQRAYFGIKTPERLIEFECRNRFDKQLWVEGVRQMLNRNASMNITSLM, from the exons ATGGAGAGATGCTCATACCATAATATGACTCAACACCACCTCTCCAAGAGCCCATCCCAGAGGCTAGAGAACATAGTGGAAGAAGATgcagaagaagtagaagaagaaaaggaagatgaTATTGCAGGAGGAGGACTTATAACCAGCTGTTGTGTGGCGTCGCTGCAGCCGCCAGAGACTCCGACGGAGACGATGGAGTTTCTGGCGCGGTCGTGGAGTTTGTCGGCGGTGGAGATCTCGAAAGCGCTGACGCTGCTCGAGAGCAGAGATCAGATCGTTAATCCCGAAACCAAGAAGCTGCAGGGAGTAGTGAGCTCACCTGCAGCTGAGGATACAGTTTCACATGAATCT AGACCAAAAATAGCACTTCAGCTCCCAGTGGCCACTGAGAAAGCAGTTGGAGTAAGCCCACCGATCTCCCCTAGAGATAATATAGAGATGAAG CTTCTTCGTGCCGGAGCGCGGGCGAAGACAATGGGAGGATGGCTCAAGGagcagaaggagaagaagcgggCCGAGGCTCGAACACGCAACGCGCAATCGTATGCTGCCACATCGGTGGCGGGGGTCGCGGCAGCAGTGGCTGCAGTCGTTGCTGGTGCAGTGTTTTCGTCTGACGGATCTGACAGCAACGACAGAAACGCGAAGATGGCGGCGGCGATCGCATCCGCCGCCACGCTCGTGGCGTCGCACTGCGTGGAGATGGCGCAGGTAATGGGGGCCGGGCATGACCAGATCGCGATGGCGGTTCGATCGGCAGTTAATGCGCAGACCTGCGGGGACATCATGGCACTGACTGCTGGAGCTGCAACTG CGCTGCGTGGCGCAGCGACGCTGAGGGCAAGACTCCACAGGGAAACACAGGGGATTGCAGCTCTCATTGGAGAAGAGAAAGGATCAGAGAAATACTCATCACCCTTAGTTTTCGTCTCGAGAGGAGGCGAGCTTCTTAAACTCACAAGAAAAG GTGTACTTCACTGGAAACAAGTTTCGGTTTACATAAACTCCAGCTTGCAG GTGGTTGTTAAAATGAAAAGTACGCACATGGGCGGCACGTTcgttaaaaagaagaagagtaagACTAAATTGACCAACTTCCATATTCGTAACTCGCGATTTCGGTCGCAGTTCGTGCAAATTTCAGTAAAagattctttctctttctcaggTGTAGTAATCGATGTCTGCTCAGAAATCCCGGCATGGCCTGGCAGAGAGCTCGAAGGCGGATGCGATCAGCGAGCTTACTTCGGGATCAAAACGCCAGAAAGGTTGATCGAGTTCGAGTGCAGAAACAGATTCGACAAACAGTTGTGGGTCGAAGGCGTAAGACAGATGCTGAACCGCAATGCCAGTATGAATATAACTTCATTGATGTGA
- the LOC109716433 gene encoding uncharacterized protein LOC109716433 isoform X3, producing the protein MSGRKGGPDEMDQRKKKKAIMHVWRPITTKEVPNEVDNDERSDSECQLQSSNTGASITGEFELSTSSAIETDNELKAVEEREDISYTCRMGDVAKSKGTQQVVIKETHKELGSNEDLELATTAEKVSVSVQVDTPLIRFVKGKGGSVQKRIEVEAGVKIKFPSAKGDTTIVVEGDTVESVTKASEKIASVLEEAVKSPMLDYSHFISLPLAIHPDLVAKLHQFQGSILGYATTSLDNDDPDGDFNEDTSDEIDYEDKQAETPGVAINLEVQDEKEHVRVKIDTKDSKSASKASSASDLGIDRSIFIKPKTFHLTVLMLKLWNKDRVAAAAEVLQRVSSEVKDALENRPISIQLRGLPFWQCQKMSQVTGGASKLAPKACMRGSLAKAQVIYAPVLEVGGEGRLLRACQVIIGAFVESGLVLAKDAKQSLKLHATLMNVRHRKRSKRNRRNDSFEARHIFKVYGSKEWGEYLIREVHLSQRFKFDESGYYHCCSSISLPEDMQTE; encoded by the exons ATGAGCGGGAGAAAGGGCGGGCCAGATGAGATGGACCaacgaaagaagaaaaaagctaTAATGCATGTATGGAGGCCGATCACTACAAAAGAAGTTCCAAATGAAG TCGACAATGATGAAAGATCTGATTCTGAGTGTCAACTTCAAAGCTCGAACACTGGTGCATCAATTACTGGTGAATTTGAATTATCGACTAGTAGTGCTATAGAAACTGATAATGAATTGAAGGCTGTAGAAGAAAGGGAAGATATTTCCTATACATGCAGAATGGGCGATGTGGCTAAAAGTAAGGGCACCCAACAAGTAGTTATAAAAGAAACTCACAAAGAACTAGGCTCCAACGAGGATTTGGAATTAGCTACTACAGCTGAAAAGGTCTCAGTTTCTGTTCAG gtAGACACTCCTTTGATCCGGTTTGTAAAAGGAAAAGG GGGATCAGTGCAGAAACGAATCGAGGTAGAGGCGGGAGTCAAAATCAAATTCCCATCTGCTAAGGGGGACACAACTATCG TTGTTGAGGGGGATACTGTTGAAAGTGTGACTAAAGCATCAGAGAAAATTGCTAGTGTACTTGAAGAG GCAGTGAAGAGCCCAATGCTTGATTATTCTCACTTCATATCCCTTCCATTGGCTATCCACCCAGATCTTGTAGCAAAGCTCCACCAATTCCAGGGATCCATACTCGGTTATGCTACTACTAGCCTAGATAATGATGACCCCGATGGCGATTTTAATGAAGATACTTCAGATGAAATTGATTACGAGGACAAACAAGCAGAAACCCCAGGTGTTGCCATCAATCTTGAAGTCCAAGATGAAAAGGAGCATGTAAGAGTAAAGATTGATACTAAGGACTCCAAATCGGCTTCAAAAGCCTCTTCTGCATCAG ATTTAGGCATCGATAGATCCATATTTATCAAACCCAAAACCTTTCACTTAACTGTTCTTATGCTCAAGTTATGGAACAAGGACcgtgttgctgctgctgctgaggtTCTGCAG AGAGTATCTTCTGAAGTAAAAGATGCTCTGGAAAACCGTCCAATTTCTATACAGCTTAGAGGGCTG CCTTTCTGGCAATGTCAGAAGATGTCCCAAGTGACAGGTGGTGCATCAAAACTTGCCCCAAAG GCATGCATGAGAGGTTCACTGGCTAAGGCCCAAGTAATATATGCACCAGTTCTGGAAGTTGGTGGAGAAGGACGCTTGTTACGCGCTTGCC AAGTGATTATTGGTGCTTTTGTTGAATCAGGCCTTGTTCTTGCCAAGGATGCAAAGCAATCTTTGAAG TTGCATGCCACTTTGATGAATGTGAGGCACAGAAAAAG GAgtaaaagaaatagaagaaatgATTCCTTCGAGGCAAGGCACATCTTTAAGGTGTATGGCTCGAAGGAGTGGGGCGAGTATCTCATCCGTGAAGTGCATCTTTCTCAGAGGTTCAAGTTCGATGAAAGCGGATACTATCATTGCTGTTCATCGATTTCCTTGCCTGAAGACATGCAAACAGAATGA
- the LOC109716433 gene encoding uncharacterized protein LOC109716433 isoform X2 gives MIAGRSFARFNQLCRTLCSPNPHSHPLRCSQGLFHQGNSAFVKMSGRKGGPDEMDQRKKKKAIMHVWRPITTKEVPNEVDNDERSDSECQLQSSNTGASITGEFELSTSSAIETDNELKAVEEREDISYTCRMGDVAKSKGTQQVVIKETHKELGSNEDLELATTAEKVSVSVQVDTPLIRFVKGKGGSVQKRIEVEAGVKIKFPSAKGDTTIVVEGDTVESVTKASEKIASVLEEAVKSPMLDYSHFISLPLAIHPDLVAKLHQFQGSILGYATTSLDNDDPDGDFNEDTSDEIDYEDKQAETPGVAINLEVQDEKEHVRVKIDTKDSKSASKASSASDLGIDRSIFIKPKTFHLTVLMLKLWNKDRVAAAAEVLQRVSSEVKDALENRPISIQLRGLACMRGSLAKAQVIYAPVLEVGGEGRLLRACQVIIGAFVESGLVLAKDAKQSLKLHATLMNVRHRKRSKRNRRNDSFEARHIFKVYGSKEWGEYLIREVHLSQRFKFDESGYYHCCSSISLPEDMQTE, from the exons ATGATTGCTGGCAGGTCCTTCGCAAG GTTCAATCAACTCTGTAGGACTCTTTGTTCTCCGAATCCTCACTCTCATCCTCTTCGCTGTTCTCAG GGACTGTTCCATCAGGGGAATTCAGCTTTTGTGAAAATGAGCGGGAGAAAGGGCGGGCCAGATGAGATGGACCaacgaaagaagaaaaaagctaTAATGCATGTATGGAGGCCGATCACTACAAAAGAAGTTCCAAATGAAG TCGACAATGATGAAAGATCTGATTCTGAGTGTCAACTTCAAAGCTCGAACACTGGTGCATCAATTACTGGTGAATTTGAATTATCGACTAGTAGTGCTATAGAAACTGATAATGAATTGAAGGCTGTAGAAGAAAGGGAAGATATTTCCTATACATGCAGAATGGGCGATGTGGCTAAAAGTAAGGGCACCCAACAAGTAGTTATAAAAGAAACTCACAAAGAACTAGGCTCCAACGAGGATTTGGAATTAGCTACTACAGCTGAAAAGGTCTCAGTTTCTGTTCAG gtAGACACTCCTTTGATCCGGTTTGTAAAAGGAAAAGG GGGATCAGTGCAGAAACGAATCGAGGTAGAGGCGGGAGTCAAAATCAAATTCCCATCTGCTAAGGGGGACACAACTATCG TTGTTGAGGGGGATACTGTTGAAAGTGTGACTAAAGCATCAGAGAAAATTGCTAGTGTACTTGAAGAG GCAGTGAAGAGCCCAATGCTTGATTATTCTCACTTCATATCCCTTCCATTGGCTATCCACCCAGATCTTGTAGCAAAGCTCCACCAATTCCAGGGATCCATACTCGGTTATGCTACTACTAGCCTAGATAATGATGACCCCGATGGCGATTTTAATGAAGATACTTCAGATGAAATTGATTACGAGGACAAACAAGCAGAAACCCCAGGTGTTGCCATCAATCTTGAAGTCCAAGATGAAAAGGAGCATGTAAGAGTAAAGATTGATACTAAGGACTCCAAATCGGCTTCAAAAGCCTCTTCTGCATCAG ATTTAGGCATCGATAGATCCATATTTATCAAACCCAAAACCTTTCACTTAACTGTTCTTATGCTCAAGTTATGGAACAAGGACcgtgttgctgctgctgctgaggtTCTGCAG AGAGTATCTTCTGAAGTAAAAGATGCTCTGGAAAACCGTCCAATTTCTATACAGCTTAGAGGGCTG GCATGCATGAGAGGTTCACTGGCTAAGGCCCAAGTAATATATGCACCAGTTCTGGAAGTTGGTGGAGAAGGACGCTTGTTACGCGCTTGCC AAGTGATTATTGGTGCTTTTGTTGAATCAGGCCTTGTTCTTGCCAAGGATGCAAAGCAATCTTTGAAG TTGCATGCCACTTTGATGAATGTGAGGCACAGAAAAAG GAgtaaaagaaatagaagaaatgATTCCTTCGAGGCAAGGCACATCTTTAAGGTGTATGGCTCGAAGGAGTGGGGCGAGTATCTCATCCGTGAAGTGCATCTTTCTCAGAGGTTCAAGTTCGATGAAAGCGGATACTATCATTGCTGTTCATCGATTTCCTTGCCTGAAGACATGCAAACAGAATGA
- the LOC109716794 gene encoding VAN3-binding protein isoform X3, whose amino-acid sequence MERCSYHNMTQHHLSKSPSQRLENIVEEDAEEVEEEKEDDIAGGGLITSCCVASLQPPETPTETMEFLARSWSLSAVEISKALTLLESRDQIVNPETKKLQGVVSSPAAEDTVSHESLLRAGARAKTMGGWLKEQKEKKRAEARTRNAQSYAATSVAGVAAAVAAVVAGAVFSSDGSDSNDRNAKMAAAIASAATLVASHCVEMAQVMGAGHDQIAMAVRSAVNAQTCGDIMALTAGAATALRGAATLRARLHRETQGIAALIGEEKGSEKYSSPLVFVSRGGELLKLTRKGVLHWKQVSVYINSSLQVVVKMKSTHMGGTFVKKKKSKTKLTNFHIRNSRFRSQFVQISVKDSFSFSGVVIDVCSEIPAWPGRELEGGCDQRAYFGIKTPERLIEFECRNRFDKQLWVEGVRQMLNRNASMNITSLM is encoded by the exons ATGGAGAGATGCTCATACCATAATATGACTCAACACCACCTCTCCAAGAGCCCATCCCAGAGGCTAGAGAACATAGTGGAAGAAGATgcagaagaagtagaagaagaaaaggaagatgaTATTGCAGGAGGAGGACTTATAACCAGCTGTTGTGTGGCGTCGCTGCAGCCGCCAGAGACTCCGACGGAGACGATGGAGTTTCTGGCGCGGTCGTGGAGTTTGTCGGCGGTGGAGATCTCGAAAGCGCTGACGCTGCTCGAGAGCAGAGATCAGATCGTTAATCCCGAAACCAAGAAGCTGCAGGGAGTAGTGAGCTCACCTGCAGCTGAGGATACAGTTTCACATGAATCT CTTCTTCGTGCCGGAGCGCGGGCGAAGACAATGGGAGGATGGCTCAAGGagcagaaggagaagaagcgggCCGAGGCTCGAACACGCAACGCGCAATCGTATGCTGCCACATCGGTGGCGGGGGTCGCGGCAGCAGTGGCTGCAGTCGTTGCTGGTGCAGTGTTTTCGTCTGACGGATCTGACAGCAACGACAGAAACGCGAAGATGGCGGCGGCGATCGCATCCGCCGCCACGCTCGTGGCGTCGCACTGCGTGGAGATGGCGCAGGTAATGGGGGCCGGGCATGACCAGATCGCGATGGCGGTTCGATCGGCAGTTAATGCGCAGACCTGCGGGGACATCATGGCACTGACTGCTGGAGCTGCAACTG CGCTGCGTGGCGCAGCGACGCTGAGGGCAAGACTCCACAGGGAAACACAGGGGATTGCAGCTCTCATTGGAGAAGAGAAAGGATCAGAGAAATACTCATCACCCTTAGTTTTCGTCTCGAGAGGAGGCGAGCTTCTTAAACTCACAAGAAAAG GTGTACTTCACTGGAAACAAGTTTCGGTTTACATAAACTCCAGCTTGCAG GTGGTTGTTAAAATGAAAAGTACGCACATGGGCGGCACGTTcgttaaaaagaagaagagtaagACTAAATTGACCAACTTCCATATTCGTAACTCGCGATTTCGGTCGCAGTTCGTGCAAATTTCAGTAAAagattctttctctttctcaggTGTAGTAATCGATGTCTGCTCAGAAATCCCGGCATGGCCTGGCAGAGAGCTCGAAGGCGGATGCGATCAGCGAGCTTACTTCGGGATCAAAACGCCAGAAAGGTTGATCGAGTTCGAGTGCAGAAACAGATTCGACAAACAGTTGTGGGTCGAAGGCGTAAGACAGATGCTGAACCGCAATGCCAGTATGAATATAACTTCATTGATGTGA